From a single Triplophysa rosa linkage group LG17, Trosa_1v2, whole genome shotgun sequence genomic region:
- the rab35b gene encoding ras-related protein Rab-35b has protein sequence MARDYDHLFKLLIIGDSGVGKSSLLLRFADNTFSGSYITTIGVDFKIRTVEINGEKVKLQIWDTAGQERFRTITSTYYRGTHGVIVVYDVTSAESFVNVKRWLHEINQNCDDVCRTLVGNKNDDPNSKVVETNDAQKFAEQMGISLFETSAKENINVEEMFNCITELVLRAKKESVAKQQQQQQNDVVKLGKNSKRKKKCC, from the exons ATGGCCCGGGACTACGACCACCTCTTCAAACTGCTGATCATCGGTGACAGCG gtgTTGGGAAGAGCAGTCTCCTTCTGAGATTCGCAGACAACACTTTTTCAG GTAGTTACATCACCACTATAGGAGTGGACTTTAAGATCCGGACGGTGGAGATTAATGGAGAGAAGGTGAAACTCCAGATATGGGACACGGCGGGACAGGAGCGGTTCAGGACCATCACGTCTAC ATATTACAGAGGAACTCATGGGGTGATCGTGGTGTATGACGTCACCAGCGCTGAATCCTTCGTCAACGTCAAACGATGGCTGCATGAAATCAACCAGAACTGTGATGATGTGTGTCGAACATTAG TGGGCAATAAAAACGATGACCCCAACTCTAAAGTGGTGGAGACGAATGATGCTCAGAAGTTTGCCGAGCAGATGGGCATCAGCCTGTTCGAGACCAGCGCGAAAGAGAACATCAATGTGGAAGAG ATGTTTAACTGCATCACAGAGCTGGTGCTTCGGGCAAAGAAAGAATCGGTGGCCAAACAGCAGCAACAGCAGCAGAACGATGTGGTTAAACTGGGCAAGAATAGCAAACGAAAGAAAAAATGCTGCTAG